The following proteins are encoded in a genomic region of Bubalus kerabau isolate K-KA32 ecotype Philippines breed swamp buffalo chromosome 15, PCC_UOA_SB_1v2, whole genome shotgun sequence:
- the LOC129627950 gene encoding olfactory receptor 10Q1-like, protein MPPPDIPGHSQASLGDMWARSPVLNQSGPTEFVFRVFTTVPEFQVLLFALFLVLYLMILCGNTTIIWVVCTHSSLHTPMYFFLCSLSFLEICYTTVVVPLMLSNILGAQKPIPLAGCGAQMFFFVTLGSTDCFLLAVMVYDRYVAIRHPLHYTLIMTRKLCVRMVGCAVGLASLLSLQLTILIFTLPFCGHRSEINHFLCDVPPVLRLACADIRVHQAVLYAMGSLVLTVPFLLISVSYVLIGSAIVRIRSAEGRCRAFSTCSSHLAVVLLQYGCCSLVYLRPRSSTSEDEDRRIALIYTFITPLLNPLIYTLRNKDVKGALKNAFVSKAASDNT, encoded by the coding sequence GAGACATGTGGGCGAGGAGCCCTGTCCTCAACCAGTCTGGCCCCACGGAGTTTGTGTTTCGGGTCTTCACCACCGTCCCAGAATTCCAGGTCCTCCTCTTCGCCCTCTTCCTCGTCCTCTACTTGATGATCCTTTGCGGCAACACGACCATCATCTGGGTGGTGTGCACACACAGCtcactccacacccccatgtacttcttcctgtgCAGTCTGTCCTTCTTGGAAATCTGCTACACCACCGTGGTGGTACCCTTGATGCTTTCCAACATTTTGGGCGCCCAGAAGCCCATCCCACTGGCTGGCTGTGGGGCCCAAATGTTCTTCTTCGTCACCCTGGGCAGCACTGACTGCTTCCTCTTGGCGGTCATGGTCTATGACCGCTACGTGGCCATCCGCCACCCGCTGCATTACACGCTCATCATGACCCGGAAGCTCTGCGTCCGGATGGTGGGCTGTGCCGTGGGCctggcctccctcctctccctgcagCTCACCATCCTCATCTTCACCCTGCCCTTCTGTGGGCACCGCAGCGAAATCAACCACTTCCTTTGTGACGTGCCCCCAGTCCTGCGACTGGCCTGCGCGGACATCCGCGTGCACCAGGCCGTGCTCTACGCCATGGGCAGCCTCGTGCTGACCGTGCCCTTCCTCCTCATTTCCGTCTCCTACGTGCTCATCGGCTCGGCCATCGTGCGCATCCGCTCTGCAGAGGGCCGCTGCAgggccttctccacctgctcctctcACCTCGCTGTGGTCCTGCTGCAGTACGGCTGCTGCAGCCTGGTCTACCTGCGCCCCCGGTCCAGCACCTCGGAGGATGAGGACCGCCGAATCGCCCTGATCTACACCTTCATCACCCCCTTACTCAACCCCCTGATTTACACTCTGCGCAACAAGGATGTCAAAGGCGCTCTGAAGAATGCCTTCGTCAGTAAAGCAGCCTCAGACAACACTTGA